In the genome of Dioscorea cayenensis subsp. rotundata cultivar TDr96_F1 chromosome 1, TDr96_F1_v2_PseudoChromosome.rev07_lg8_w22 25.fasta, whole genome shotgun sequence, one region contains:
- the LOC120259589 gene encoding uncharacterized protein LOC120259589 — protein MASNARKMLNFWKCGGLCLSTEIQKMRRSRCVVCLQVHKIETLPSSMDGRAVVVGWRTKWWKGEQTLHVYVCQGIASFEEIFLHCGNADVSSTSKSVTVWVSLVDAVDCDLGTFHVDLSELAIVENSNSEFGGKAFSFDLTGAGHGGVLKLSLFCRIIEEDDEVEETIELEDKRRSKSKCFSCLPDLKSYRSWSASTRRVQSFKSDPGFITIENSGSRDQVDDDEDREFITMEKGRSEEKPCFLMDITGEFDVEKVEDEFLRLLEDKHWKKTRDGDEKLKLSVDLDLETLIQEAELELMKASQVWKSKTEAVTLEKEEYDELVNRWVSNENEYSIGCSEFDAFGSPI, from the exons ATGGCCTCAAATGCAAGGAAAATGCTAAACTTTTGGAAGTGTGGAGGACTTTGTTTGTCCACTGAGATTCAGAAAATGAGAAGATCAAGATGTGTGGTTTGCCTCCAAGTTCACAAGATTGAGACTTTGCCATCATCTATGGATGGCAGAGCTGTTGTTGTGGGGTGGAGGACTAAATGGTGGAAGGGGGAACAAACTTTGCATGTTTATGTCTGTCAAGGCATTGCTAGCTTTGAAGAGATCTTCCTGCATTGTGGAAATGCCGATGTTTCGTCTACCTCAAAGAGTGTCACTGTGTGGGTTTCTTTGGTTGATGCTGTTGATTGTGATCTTGGTACCTTTCatgttgatttgagtgagttagCCATTGTCGAGAATTCAAACTCAGAGTTTGGTGGCAAAGCCTTCAGCTTTGATCTTACAGGAGCTGGTCATGGTGGTGTACTGAAACTGAGTTTGTTTTGTAGAATCATAGAAGAAGACGATGAAGTTGAAGAAACAATTGAACTTGAAG ATAAAAGGCGGAGCAAGAGCAAATGTTTTTCATGCCTACCTGATCTAAAGAGCTACCGAAGCTGGTCGGCTTCCACTAGGAGAGTTCAATCCTTCAAATCCGACCCTGGTTTCATCACCATCGAGAACTCAGGGAGCCGCGATCAagtagatgatgatgaagataggGAGTTCATAACAATGGAGAAAGGGAGGAGTGAAGAGAAACCATGTTTTCTGATGGACATCACTGGGGAGTTTGATGTTGAGAAGGTTGAGGATGAGTTCCTTAGGTTGTTGGAAGACAAGCATTGGAAAAAAACAAGGGATGGTGATGAGAAGTTGAAGCTAAGTGTTGACTTGGATTTGGAGACATTGATTCAAGAGGCAGAGTTGGAGTTGATGAAAGCTTCACAAGTGTGGAAAAGTAAAACAGAGGCTGTTACTTTAGAGAAGGAAGAGTATGATGAACTTGTGAATAGGTGGGTTTCTAATGAGAATGAATACTCCATTGGATGCTCTGAGTTTGATGCCTTTGGTAGCCCAATCTAG